In Fusobacterium sp. SYSU M8D902, the DNA window GTCATTTATGAAAAAACTGAAATTGTTTCTTGGGGAGCTTGTGGACTTCCTTATTATGTAGGAAACTTCTATGAAGATCCTAATAATATGATTGCTAGACCAGTTGAAAAGTTTATCGAAGCTGGTATGAACATCAAAATCAAACACGAAGTTATAGGTATTGATGTTGAGAAAAAAGAGATCACTATTAAAAATCTAGTTACTAATGAAGTTTTCAATGATAGCTATGATAAATTAATGGTAGCAACAGGAGCTCATGCTATAATGCCACCTATAAAAAATCTTTCTGCTAAAGGTGTATACACTTTAAAAGATTATACAGATGGATTAATCTTAAAAGAAGAAATGATGAAAGATGAACACCAAGAGATTATTGTTGTAGGAGCTGGATACATTGGTATTGAAGTTGTTGAAGCTGCTAAACACTTAGGAAAAAGAAATGTAAGACTTATCCAATTAGGAGATAGAGTTTTACTTGAAAGTTTTGATAAAGAGATAACTGATGTTATGGAAGAGGAGATCAGAGCTCACGAAGGTGTAGAGCTACACCTTGAAGAGGCTGTTCAAGAGATAATTGAAAAAGATGGAAAAGTTGTTGGTATAAAAACTAACAAAGGAGAGTACAGTGCTGATTTAGTAGTTATAGCTACTGGAGTTAGACCTAATACTGCTTTCCTAAAAGATACTGGAATTGAGATGTTACCTAATGGAGCATTAGTTATTGACGAGTTTGGAAAAACTAGTATAGATTCTATCTACTCAGCTGGAGATTGTGCTACAGTTTACCATATGATTAGAAAAGAGAATGTATACATTCCTCTAGCTACTACTGCTAACAAAATAGGAAGAGTTGTTGGAGAAAACCTAGCTGGTAAAAATACTCCTTTCAAAGGAACTTTAGGTTCAGCAGCTATCAAAGTTTTAGAAGTTGAAGCTGGTAGAACTGGACTTACTGAAAATGAAGCTATCAAATTAGGTATTAACTACAAAACTGTATTTGTAAAAGATAAAAACCAAACAAATTACTATCCAGGAAGAGAGGATATATTTGTAAAATTAATATACAATGCTGATACAAGAGTACTTTTAGGAGCTCAAATAGCTGGTAAAAAAGGTGCTGTTTTAAGAGTTGATGCTTTAGCAACTGCTATCTATTCTGGACTTACTGTAGATGAGATCGGAATGATGGATTTCTGTTATGCACCACCATTCGCAAGAACTTGGGACGTTATGAACGTTGCAGGAAACGTAGCAAAATAATTTTTTTATTAATATAAAGGAGAGGAAAGAAAGAATGAATAATGTATTTTTTCAACAATTTTTAATGATCAGTGATTTCAAAACTATCATTTTCTTAGCTATTTTATTTTTACTTATTACAATCGTTAACAGATTACCTAAACAGAAGTTTAACTTCTCTGCTAAGGTAATGGTTGCAACTTTTGTTGGTTTACTTTTAGGACTTGCTATACAAGTAACTGCTGGATTCCCTAGTAACCCTATGGAACTTACTTTTGTTAGAGAGTCTACTCTATGGTTTAGTCTTCTTGGTGGAGGATTCATATCTTTAATCAGAATGCTTGTTATCCCTTTAGTTATGGTATCTATCATTCACGTTATAATCAACATGAAAGAGGATGCTAACTTAGGAGATCTAGTAAAGAGAACTCTTGTTATAACTTTAGCTATGGTTGCTATCTCTGTTGCTGTTGGACTTGGACTTGGAATACTATTCAACGTTGGACATGTTGAAAGTGGAGCTGTATTAGCTGAGGGAACTAACAAAATTAGAGAAGTTAAGAATATTGTTGATACATTAAAAGCACTTATTCCTTCAAACCCAGTTGAGGCTATGGTTAGCTTAAATATCGTTGGACTTGTTATCTTCTCAGCTATCGTTGGAGTTGCTGCTAAGAGAATGTCTAAAAAATATATGGCAATTGTAAAGCCTTTCTTCGATTTAATAAATGCTTTACAAAAGATTATAGTTTCTATGGCTATGAGTATTATCAAATGGATGCCAGCTGCTGTAATTCCTCTACTTGCTAACACAATAGCTCAAAAAGGTATCAGTGCAATAGCTGAAGTTGGAAAATTCATAATTGTTCTTTACTTAGCTGTAGCAATTATGTTTGTAATCCAAATGATCGCTGTATCTCTTTTTGGAATGAACCCACTTACTTATGTAAAAAAATGTACATCACTATTAATTCTTGCATTTACTTCAAGATCAAGTGTTGGATGTTTACCAGTAACAATAGCTACTTTAACAAACAAACTTGGTGTTAGTGAGTCTACTGCAAGTTTCGTAGGAAGTTTTGGTACTACTGCTGGAATGCAAGGTTGTGCTGGAGTATTCCCTGCTTTAACTATAGTTTTCGTAACTCATATGAGTGGTAACTCTGTTGATATGACTCTATTTGCTATGGCTGTTATAGTTGTTGCTATCAGTTCATTAGGAATTGCTGGAATACCTGGAACTGCTACAATGGCTGCTTCTGTTGGATTATCAGGAACTGGATTAGCTGCTCTATTCCCTATGATCAACCCTATACTAGCTATAGACCCTATCATAGATATGCCTAGAACTATGCTTAACGTTATCGGTTCTGTAACAAATGCATTAATGGTAGATAAGAGCTTAGGACAAATAGATATGACTATGTATAATGATCCTACTGCTGGAAACGAAAGTAACTCAGCTGAAATGGAGTAATATAAAATTTGAGAGCGAATAAAATCGCTCTCTTTTTTTATTGATTCTCAATTTTAAAAATCTCTTTTTTAGAGTAGATATCCATATAGAACATATCTTTACTATACCAGATTTCCAACTTACTTCTCTCTGTTTTTACTGTACATTTTACATCTTCAACAATATTATATACCTTCTTAATCAATTTATCAGAAAAGATATGAGTAAAAATTTCATCATCATCTTTAAGATAGAACTGAATATCTTTGAAAATATACTTCAAAATATCATAGTTACTCTCATATCTGTACTTATTTCTCTTAACTAAGATATACTCACTAACATAACCATTTTCTATTAAAAATGCTAAGCTATCCTCAAAACTATAGTTAAATTTAGGGAGTAAATTTATTGCTGTAACTATCATCTTTTTTATCTTAGAATAACTTTTTACCTTTAATTGTTCCTCAATCAAAAATACAAATCTTTTCTGATCTCTTATATATCTCTTAAATAGGAATAAAAGCATCTTAATATTGGCCTTCGCCTCAATATCCTCTTTACTTTTTATATAAAATCTGATCTTCTCAACCCTTCCTGAAACTTTAATCTTCTCACAACTGAGAGTAAACTGTGTATTTTTATTTATATCCTCCTCTATTAGCTGTAATACATAGCGATCTAAGTCATACATTCTCGTATAATTTTCAACTTTCAATTGAAATTTTAATTCTGGTAAGGGGATCTCTATTACACTTTTTTGTAGATTTTCAATCATATACATAAAGAAAAAATCCACAGATAACTTATGTTTCAGGAATAAAAAATTATATAGTGAGTAGCTATTTACTAGCTTTCTCTCCTCTATCAACTTGATAAATAATCCATTTAACTGAAATCTTATCTGCTCCTTTTTTATATTGATAGAGGAAAAATAGTTGATATAGCTCCTTTCCTCACCTTCAATCAACCAAAATCCTTTTTTTGCAAATCTCTCAAAAAAATTTACCTCATCATTTTTCATTTTAGGAATATCTAAGTTGACTATATTAAAGTTTAACTCCTTATTAAATAGGTAATTATCTAGAACTTGTTTTAAAATCTCTCGCTCTTTTTTTGTCATAAAAGACGAAAATTCAATTTTAAAATTTTTTTTCATTGTATCTTTCTCCATATTTTATTTTTTTTACTATATTTTAGAACTATTTTTATTATTTTATAAAATAATAATACTAAAAATATAGTATTATTTCAAGTATAAAAGACGAAAATTATATATTTTTTTCAATACTTGCACTATTTTAAAATAACTAATATAATTATAGCACAAATAAAATAAATAATGGAGTGATTGAAATGAATATGATGGAAAAATTTGAAAATACCATGAACAACTATTTTCTTCCTGTTGCTACAAAATTAGCAGAACAAAAACATCTACAATCTATTAAAGATGGATTACTAGTTTCATTACCTCTAGTTATTGTAGGATCATTCTTTCTAGTTTTTGGTTTTCTACCAATTCCTGGATACAATGAATTTATGATAAGTATCTTTGGGGAACTTTGGCTTGAGAAATTTTTATATCCTGTTTCTGTTACTTTTGATATTGTTTCTATTTTTGCTTCAATTGGTATTGCATACCACCTTGCTAAGAAGAATAAAGTAGATTCTCTATCTGCTTCTGCTATATCTTTAGCTATGTTTCTATTGGTTACACCTAATAAAATATTGGTTGGAGAGAGTAGCACTTCTGGATATGCAATTGCTTATCTTGGAGGAAAGGGATTATTTGTTGCTATAATCTGTGCTCTTATCTCTACTGAAATATATAGTTGGTTTATCAAGAAAAATTATATAATTAAGATGCCTGAAAGCTGTCCTCCTGCTGTTGCAAAATCTTTCTCTGCTCTGATACCAGCATTTGTTATCATAGTTCTGTTTTGGCTGGTAAAAATTGGAGTAGAAGCTACTAGTTATAGTGATGTTCATAAGCTTGTTGTAAAATTGATCTCAGATCCTTTAACAGGTTTCTCTGCAACTCTATTTGGTGGAATCATCTGTGTACTTATTAACTCTATATTCTGGTCTTTTGGAATACATGGTGGAAGTATCTCTGGTATAGTTTTTGGACCTATGTTTACAGTTATTAGAGATGCTAATAGACTAGCTTTTCAAAATGGAAATCCAATTCCTCATATAATATCTGATGAGTTTTTAAATATCTATGTTTTCATAGGTGGAAGTGGTACAACTTTCTGTTTAGTTCTTTGTTATCTTTTCTATTCAAAAGCTAAACAGTATAAAGAGATTGGTAAACTAGCTATTGGAGCTTCTATATTCAATATCAACGAACCGGTTATCTTCGGTTCTCCAGTGGTATTAAATCCAATTTTAATACTTCCTTTTATCACAACTCCAATTGTGTTAACACTACTAGATTATTTTCTTATCTCATTTGGTTTAGTCGCACCAGCAGCTATTCCTGTACCTTGGACTATGCCTGTAGTAATCAGTGGCTTCCTTACTTCTGGTGGACATATAAGTGGTTCAATAGTTCAGATTTTAAATATAATTGTAGGTTTAATTATATATCTTCCTTTTGTTAAGATGCTTGATAAAAAAGCTGAATTAGAGGATATTGAAAATTTTCAAAGTGAGGTAGAAGAATGAGAAAAAAATTAATTGTTAATGCTGATGATTTTGGGCTTACACCAGGGGTAAACTATGGTATAATTGAAGCATATACCTATGGTATTTTGACATCCACAACACTTATGATAAATCAACCCTTTGCTAAGCATGCTATAAATTTAAAAAAACAGTATAAAAATCTTGGACTTGGAATACATCTAACTTTTGATAAGGGAAAAGCTCTTTCTGGAATCTCATCACTTACTGATGAAAATGGAAATCTGTTAAAATACTCTCTGCTAAAAGATAGTGGAACTGAGGAAGATTTTTATAGAGAAGCAAAGTTACAGCTTGAAAAATTTATTGAATTAGTTGGTGAAAAACCTACTCATATGGACTCTCACCACCATATTCATATAAAGAGTAATAATGCTGAAAAAGCTGTTCTTAGACTTAGTAAAGAGTACAATTTAAAGATCAGAACTCAATGCAATTTAATTGAAGATTTTTATGATGGTGGAGTTGAATTGGAAAAACTTCTAAACACATTAAAAAATAGTAGTTGTGAGATTACTGAATTGATGTGTCATCCTGGGTATATTGACCACGCTCTTTTAAAAACTAGCTCATACAATACAAAACGTGAAGATGAGTTAAATATTTTAAAAGATTCTACACTTTTAATCTATATAAAAGAAAATTTTGACTTAATTGATTACTTAGGTAACTGTAAGGAGGTATAGTTATGGATAAAAAATTAAAAATTGTTACTATTGGTGGTGGTTCTTCATACACTCCTGAAATAATAGAGGGATTTATAAAAAGATATGAAAAATTACCAGTATCTGAGTTATGGCTTGTTGATATTGAAGAGGGTAGAGAAAAGCTTGAGATCGTTGGAGCTCTAGCTCAGAGAATGATTGATAAAGCTGGTTTAAAAGATAAAATGAAACTGTTCTTAACTTTAAACAGAAGAGAAGCTCTTGTAGGAGCTGACTTTGTTACAACTCAGTTCCGTGTGGGACTTCTAGAGGCTAGAATAAGAGATGAAAAGATTCCTTTAACTTTTGGAATGTTAGGACAGGAGACAAATGGTGCTGGTGGATTTGCTAAGGCTATGAGAACAATACCTGTTATACTAGATATTTGTAAAGATATGACTGAACTTTGTCCTAATGCTTGGCTTGTAAACTTCACTAACCCAAGTGGAATGATTACAGAAACTGTTTTAAAGCAATATCCTAATATAAAAGTGGCTGGTCTATGTAATGTTCCAATTGGTATGAAAAAATCTGTTATTGAGGTTTTAGAAGCTGATGAGAAAGATGTAGAGATCACTTTTGGTGGACTTAACCACTTTGTTTGGGCAAGAACTATCAAGCATAAGGGAGTAGATAAAACTAGAGAGGTTTTGGAAAAGATCCTATCTGGTAATGAAAATCTACCTGCAAACTTAAAAAATAGTACTCCTTGGATTAAAGAGCAGATTTTAGATACAGGAATGATGCCTTGTCCATATCATAGATACTATTATTTGAGTGATGAGATGTTAAATAGTGAATTAACTTCTTTTAGAGCTGGAAAGGGAACAAGAGGAGAACAGGTTAAACAAGTTGAGAAAGAGCTATTTGAACTATATAAAGATCCTAACCTAAATGTAAAACCTAAGCAA includes these proteins:
- a CDS encoding CoA-disulfide reductase yields the protein MKIIIIGGVAAGMSAAAKASRIDKNAEIVIYEKTEIVSWGACGLPYYVGNFYEDPNNMIARPVEKFIEAGMNIKIKHEVIGIDVEKKEITIKNLVTNEVFNDSYDKLMVATGAHAIMPPIKNLSAKGVYTLKDYTDGLILKEEMMKDEHQEIIVVGAGYIGIEVVEAAKHLGKRNVRLIQLGDRVLLESFDKEITDVMEEEIRAHEGVELHLEEAVQEIIEKDGKVVGIKTNKGEYSADLVVIATGVRPNTAFLKDTGIEMLPNGALVIDEFGKTSIDSIYSAGDCATVYHMIRKENVYIPLATTANKIGRVVGENLAGKNTPFKGTLGSAAIKVLEVEAGRTGLTENEAIKLGINYKTVFVKDKNQTNYYPGREDIFVKLIYNADTRVLLGAQIAGKKGAVLRVDALATAIYSGLTVDEIGMMDFCYAPPFARTWDVMNVAGNVAK
- a CDS encoding cation:dicarboxylase symporter family transporter, translated to MNNVFFQQFLMISDFKTIIFLAILFLLITIVNRLPKQKFNFSAKVMVATFVGLLLGLAIQVTAGFPSNPMELTFVRESTLWFSLLGGGFISLIRMLVIPLVMVSIIHVIINMKEDANLGDLVKRTLVITLAMVAISVAVGLGLGILFNVGHVESGAVLAEGTNKIREVKNIVDTLKALIPSNPVEAMVSLNIVGLVIFSAIVGVAAKRMSKKYMAIVKPFFDLINALQKIIVSMAMSIIKWMPAAVIPLLANTIAQKGISAIAEVGKFIIVLYLAVAIMFVIQMIAVSLFGMNPLTYVKKCTSLLILAFTSRSSVGCLPVTIATLTNKLGVSESTASFVGSFGTTAGMQGCAGVFPALTIVFVTHMSGNSVDMTLFAMAVIVVAISSLGIAGIPGTATMAASVGLSGTGLAALFPMINPILAIDPIIDMPRTMLNVIGSVTNALMVDKSLGQIDMTMYNDPTAGNESNSAEME
- a CDS encoding replication initiation protein, with protein sequence MKKNFKIEFSSFMTKKEREILKQVLDNYLFNKELNFNIVNLDIPKMKNDEVNFFERFAKKGFWLIEGEERSYINYFSSINIKKEQIRFQLNGLFIKLIEERKLVNSYSLYNFLFLKHKLSVDFFFMYMIENLQKSVIEIPLPELKFQLKVENYTRMYDLDRYVLQLIEEDINKNTQFTLSCEKIKVSGRVEKIRFYIKSKEDIEAKANIKMLLFLFKRYIRDQKRFVFLIEEQLKVKSYSKIKKMIVTAINLLPKFNYSFEDSLAFLIENGYVSEYILVKRNKYRYESNYDILKYIFKDIQFYLKDDDEIFTHIFSDKLIKKVYNIVEDVKCTVKTERSKLEIWYSKDMFYMDIYSKKEIFKIENQ
- the celB gene encoding PTS cellobiose transporter subunit IIC produces the protein MNMMEKFENTMNNYFLPVATKLAEQKHLQSIKDGLLVSLPLVIVGSFFLVFGFLPIPGYNEFMISIFGELWLEKFLYPVSVTFDIVSIFASIGIAYHLAKKNKVDSLSASAISLAMFLLVTPNKILVGESSTSGYAIAYLGGKGLFVAIICALISTEIYSWFIKKNYIIKMPESCPPAVAKSFSALIPAFVIIVLFWLVKIGVEATSYSDVHKLVVKLISDPLTGFSATLFGGIICVLINSIFWSFGIHGGSISGIVFGPMFTVIRDANRLAFQNGNPIPHIISDEFLNIYVFIGGSGTTFCLVLCYLFYSKAKQYKEIGKLAIGASIFNINEPVIFGSPVVLNPILILPFITTPIVLTLLDYFLISFGLVAPAAIPVPWTMPVVISGFLTSGGHISGSIVQILNIIVGLIIYLPFVKMLDKKAELEDIENFQSEVEE
- a CDS encoding carbohydrate deacetylase, encoding MRKKLIVNADDFGLTPGVNYGIIEAYTYGILTSTTLMINQPFAKHAINLKKQYKNLGLGIHLTFDKGKALSGISSLTDENGNLLKYSLLKDSGTEEDFYREAKLQLEKFIELVGEKPTHMDSHHHIHIKSNNAEKAVLRLSKEYNLKIRTQCNLIEDFYDGGVELEKLLNTLKNSSCEITELMCHPGYIDHALLKTSSYNTKREDELNILKDSTLLIYIKENFDLIDYLGNCKEV
- a CDS encoding 6-phospho-beta-glucosidase; the encoded protein is MDKKLKIVTIGGGSSYTPEIIEGFIKRYEKLPVSELWLVDIEEGREKLEIVGALAQRMIDKAGLKDKMKLFLTLNRREALVGADFVTTQFRVGLLEARIRDEKIPLTFGMLGQETNGAGGFAKAMRTIPVILDICKDMTELCPNAWLVNFTNPSGMITETVLKQYPNIKVAGLCNVPIGMKKSVIEVLEADEKDVEITFGGLNHFVWARTIKHKGVDKTREVLEKILSGNENLPANLKNSTPWIKEQILDTGMMPCPYHRYYYLSDEMLNSELTSFRAGKGTRGEQVKQVEKELFELYKDPNLNVKPKQLEQRGGQYYSDAACELICSIYNDAGTTMVVSTKNNGTIKCLPDNVSVEVSCKIYRDKLVPLPQEEMPIEVRGILQLMKNFEELTIMAGVNGDYGKALQALTINPLVTSGAVAKHILDEIIKQNWKYLPQFHHLNWEVK